One window of the Luteolibacter sp. Y139 genome contains the following:
- a CDS encoding alpha/beta hydrolase: MRLLRRASVILLTSILGFLALLTGCQSKLIYFPRPYGPDDVTKWDTEPGTTVIKYATTAGKQQAYLLSPTPKPERLWLVVGGNGTLALDWSDWLREYGPKKDAWLLIDMPGYGACEGSPRPATIRRNLQAVVPAAMASLKWSLPADQPKLRFFGHSLGSAVCLMAAEEYDIRRGVMLAPFTSSMQMTKAMFGVDLGFLVWHRFDNRTRLKELEKRGNAEVFILHGSDDEAIPVTMSRQLAKEFPGVVRYTEIPGGRHNTIQDMAPEAIHAAMEKARE; encoded by the coding sequence ATGCGTCTGCTCCGACGGGCTTCCGTGATCCTTCTCACCTCCATCTTAGGCTTCCTCGCCCTGCTCACCGGCTGCCAGAGCAAGCTCATCTACTTCCCCCGCCCCTACGGACCGGATGACGTGACGAAATGGGACACCGAGCCCGGAACCACCGTCATCAAATACGCCACCACCGCGGGCAAGCAGCAGGCCTACCTGCTATCCCCCACCCCGAAGCCCGAGCGACTCTGGCTCGTCGTCGGCGGCAATGGCACCCTCGCACTCGATTGGTCCGACTGGCTCCGCGAATACGGCCCGAAGAAGGACGCCTGGCTGCTGATCGATATGCCCGGCTACGGCGCCTGCGAAGGAAGCCCGCGCCCCGCCACCATCCGGCGGAACCTTCAAGCGGTCGTCCCCGCTGCCATGGCATCCTTGAAGTGGTCGCTCCCCGCCGATCAACCCAAGCTCCGCTTCTTCGGCCACAGCCTCGGCAGCGCCGTCTGCCTGATGGCCGCCGAGGAATACGACATCCGCCGCGGCGTGATGCTCGCGCCCTTCACCAGCTCGATGCAGATGACCAAGGCCATGTTCGGCGTCGACCTCGGCTTTCTCGTCTGGCACCGCTTCGACAATCGCACCCGGCTGAAGGAACTCGAAAAGCGCGGCAACGCCGAAGTCTTCATCCTCCACGGTAGCGACGACGAAGCCATCCCCGTCACCATGTCGCGTCAGTTGGCGAAGGAGTTCCCCGGAGTCGTCCGCTACACCGAGATTCCCGGCGGCCGGCACAACACGATTCAGGACATGGCACCCGAGGCAATCCACGCCGCGATGGAAAAGGCGCGCGAGTAA
- a CDS encoding DUF3500 domain-containing protein — translation MKTPLLALLLSLPVMAQDLPSIAAMKSAADAFIGSLDDAKRGQAVFPFEAEDREKFKFTPPPPARTGLPFKEMTEAQRAAATKLLDAVLSEKGKLKATQIMTLEGVLREIEKKPDYRDPEKYYVSIFGKPGDEKGWGWKFEGHHLALNYTVVGGKEFSVTPSFFGANPGEVMEGEHKGLRVLKAEDELAHALVNVLLEGGKKNVIFSDKAPAEILTAENRKATVLDPVGVTVADMSEAQKKALLELISEYLGRHRTDLAEADMKKIETAGIEKVRFGWAGGTKPGEAWYYRIQGPTFLMESANVQNNANHVHESWRSFDGDFGRDILSEHYREHEKEGAAH, via the coding sequence ATGAAAACCCCGCTCCTCGCCTTGTTGCTGAGCCTGCCCGTGATGGCGCAAGACCTGCCGTCGATCGCCGCGATGAAGTCCGCTGCCGATGCCTTCATCGGATCGCTGGACGATGCCAAGCGCGGTCAGGCGGTGTTTCCCTTCGAAGCCGAGGACCGGGAGAAATTCAAGTTCACCCCGCCGCCTCCGGCCCGCACCGGACTTCCCTTCAAGGAGATGACGGAGGCCCAGCGTGCCGCGGCGACCAAGCTGCTGGATGCCGTGCTGAGCGAGAAGGGCAAGCTGAAGGCGACGCAGATCATGACGCTGGAAGGCGTGCTGCGGGAGATCGAGAAGAAGCCCGACTACCGCGATCCGGAGAAGTATTACGTCTCGATCTTCGGCAAGCCAGGCGATGAGAAGGGCTGGGGCTGGAAGTTCGAGGGCCATCACCTGGCGCTCAACTACACGGTCGTGGGTGGTAAGGAGTTCTCCGTCACTCCATCATTCTTCGGTGCGAATCCGGGCGAGGTCATGGAAGGAGAGCACAAGGGCTTGCGTGTCCTGAAGGCCGAGGATGAGCTGGCCCACGCGCTGGTGAACGTGCTGCTGGAAGGCGGGAAGAAGAACGTGATTTTCAGCGACAAGGCTCCGGCGGAAATCCTCACGGCGGAGAACCGCAAGGCAACGGTGCTGGATCCGGTCGGCGTGACCGTGGCCGACATGTCCGAGGCACAGAAGAAGGCGCTGTTAGAGTTGATCTCCGAATACCTGGGACGTCATCGGACGGACCTCGCGGAGGCGGACATGAAGAAGATCGAAACTGCGGGGATTGAGAAGGTCCGCTTCGGTTGGGCCGGCGGGACGAAGCCGGGTGAAGCGTGGTACTACCGGATCCAAGGGCCGACCTTTTTGATGGAGTCCGCGAACGTGCAGAACAACGCGAACCATGTGCATGAGTCGTGGAGATCGTTCGATGGGGACTTTGGAAGGGATATTCTTTCCGAGCACTACAGGGAGCACGAGAAGGAGGGGGCAGCGCACTAA
- a CDS encoding glucose-6-phosphate isomerase: MSWSTYASSLIRYPQFGFSLDTSLMDLDEAFFAKMAPKVEKAYADIAALESGAIANPDEGRMVGHYWLRNAALAPSQEIRDAVTKPLADLKAFAEKVHTGQVKPLSGGVFQRVLLIGIGGSALGPQLVSEAIGHGARMPIHFFDNTDPAGIDRVLSDIGAANLAKTLVVVISKSGGTPETRNGMIEAKAAYDAAGLHFGKHAVAVTGTGSKLDQYAQKEGFIARFPMEDWVGGRTSVMSTVGLVPAALQGIDIDAFLAGAAAMDVETRKPGDKNAAMRLALAWYAAGNGKGEKDMVVLPYKDSLVLFSKYLQQLVMESLGKEHDLDGKVVNQGIAVYGNKGSTDQHAYVQQLRDGVANFFATFIEVRKGRHGDSIEVEPGNSSADYLQGFLRGTRKALYDSGRKSITISIPEVNPFQLGVLIGLFERTVSFYASLVNINAYHQPGVEAGKKAASIFLDLLSSVRSRLVSEAKTAEEVAFEVDADPEDVYHCLTHLAANGEVQISIGTTPKEDNFSL; the protein is encoded by the coding sequence ATGTCCTGGTCCACCTACGCATCCTCCCTGATCCGCTACCCGCAGTTCGGATTCTCGCTCGATACCTCCCTGATGGACCTCGACGAGGCGTTCTTCGCGAAAATGGCGCCGAAGGTGGAAAAGGCCTACGCCGACATCGCCGCTCTCGAGTCCGGTGCCATCGCCAATCCCGATGAAGGCCGCATGGTCGGTCACTACTGGCTGCGCAATGCCGCCCTCGCCCCGAGCCAGGAAATCCGCGACGCCGTCACCAAGCCCCTCGCCGACCTCAAGGCCTTCGCCGAAAAGGTCCACACCGGCCAGGTGAAGCCTCTCAGCGGCGGCGTCTTCCAGCGCGTCCTGCTCATCGGCATCGGCGGCTCGGCGCTCGGCCCACAGCTCGTGTCGGAGGCCATCGGCCACGGCGCGCGCATGCCCATTCATTTCTTCGACAATACCGACCCGGCCGGCATTGATCGCGTCCTCTCCGACATCGGCGCGGCGAACCTTGCCAAGACCCTCGTCGTCGTCATCTCCAAGTCCGGCGGAACTCCGGAAACCCGCAACGGCATGATCGAAGCGAAGGCCGCCTACGACGCCGCGGGCCTGCACTTCGGCAAGCACGCCGTGGCCGTCACCGGCACCGGCTCGAAGCTCGACCAGTACGCCCAGAAGGAAGGCTTCATCGCCCGCTTCCCCATGGAAGACTGGGTCGGCGGCCGCACCTCGGTGATGTCCACCGTCGGCCTCGTGCCCGCCGCGCTGCAGGGCATCGATATCGACGCCTTCCTCGCCGGCGCCGCTGCGATGGACGTGGAAACCCGCAAGCCCGGCGACAAGAACGCCGCCATGCGCCTCGCCCTCGCTTGGTATGCTGCCGGCAATGGCAAGGGTGAGAAGGACATGGTCGTTCTTCCTTACAAGGACTCGCTCGTCCTCTTCTCGAAGTATCTCCAACAGCTCGTCATGGAGTCGCTCGGCAAGGAGCACGATCTCGATGGCAAGGTCGTGAACCAAGGCATCGCCGTTTACGGCAACAAGGGCTCCACCGACCAGCACGCCTACGTCCAACAGCTGCGCGATGGGGTGGCGAATTTCTTCGCCACTTTCATCGAAGTCCGCAAGGGCCGCCATGGTGACTCCATCGAAGTCGAGCCCGGCAACAGCTCCGCCGATTACCTCCAGGGCTTCCTCCGTGGCACCCGCAAGGCGCTCTACGATTCCGGCCGCAAGTCGATCACCATCTCCATCCCGGAAGTGAATCCCTTCCAGCTCGGCGTGCTGATTGGCCTCTTCGAACGGACCGTTTCCTTCTACGCCTCGCTGGTCAATATCAACGCCTACCACCAGCCCGGCGTCGAAGCCGGCAAGAAGGCCGCCTCGATCTTCCTCGACCTCCTCAGCTCGGTGCGCAGCCGCCTCGTTTCGGAAGCGAAGACCGCAGAGGAAGTCGCCTTCGAAGTCGATGCCGACCCGGAGGACGTCTACCATTGCCTCACCCACCTCGCCGCCAACGGCGAAGTGCAGATCTCCATCGGCACCACGCCGAAGGAGGACAACTTCTCGCTGTAA
- a CDS encoding adenine phosphoribosyltransferase translates to MPSADTLRAAIRDVVDFPKPGIVFKDITPVLSDGALFRDAITLICDSAGGQKIDKVVGIDARGFIFAAAVADRLGAGFVPVRKKGKLPWKTRQKAYSLEYGESVVELHEDAVAPGESVLLVDDLLATGGTAGAALELLDQLGAKVVGVTFLIELAFLGGRKMLGDHKVVSILIFND, encoded by the coding sequence ATGCCATCCGCCGATACCCTGCGCGCTGCCATTCGTGACGTGGTCGATTTCCCGAAACCCGGCATCGTCTTCAAGGACATCACTCCCGTCCTCTCGGACGGCGCGCTGTTCCGCGACGCCATCACCCTCATTTGCGACAGCGCCGGCGGCCAGAAGATCGACAAGGTCGTGGGCATCGACGCCCGCGGCTTCATCTTCGCCGCCGCAGTGGCAGACCGCCTCGGCGCCGGCTTCGTGCCCGTCCGGAAAAAGGGCAAGCTCCCGTGGAAGACCCGCCAAAAGGCCTACTCGCTGGAATATGGCGAGTCCGTGGTCGAACTCCACGAAGACGCCGTCGCTCCCGGCGAGTCCGTCCTGCTCGTGGATGACCTGCTCGCCACCGGCGGCACCGCAGGCGCGGCGCTGGAATTGCTCGACCAACTCGGCGCAAAGGTCGTCGGCGTGACGTTTTTGATCGAGCTCGCCTTCCTAGGCGGCCGAAAAATGCTCGGGGATCACAAGGTGGTCTCCATTCTGATATTCAACGATTAA
- a CDS encoding ABC transporter ATP-binding protein — translation MTISDPPAHVPRPAIDIRDLRVDYGDFVAVDDLSLKVPPGEVFGLVGPNGAGKTSTFRVLTTLMEPTYGEVILDGVDVLEDIESARRVVGYMPDLAPVPGDLKVGEFLEYYASAYGLGSLPQRRERVVECMEEVAVTDLREKWCKELSRGQTQRVVLAKTLLHRPRVLILDEPASGLDPLARRDLRNALRRLAKTGATVFISSHILSELAEMCTSLCVMNRGRLLASGTVEEVRQQLGNTERTITASLLHRHEEAAEWLAAMPAVHELRIEGSQVVFGFKGTDDEQADLMEGLVREGFRLRAFEERRSSFEDILVEVAESNRRSS, via the coding sequence ATGACGATTTCTGATCCGCCTGCCCACGTGCCGCGTCCGGCCATCGACATCCGCGACCTGAGGGTGGACTACGGCGATTTCGTCGCGGTGGATGACCTGAGCCTGAAGGTTCCTCCCGGCGAGGTGTTTGGCTTGGTGGGGCCCAATGGTGCGGGGAAGACGAGCACCTTCCGGGTGTTGACGACGTTGATGGAGCCGACGTATGGAGAGGTGATCCTGGATGGCGTGGACGTGCTGGAGGACATTGAGAGCGCACGTCGTGTGGTTGGCTACATGCCCGACCTCGCGCCGGTGCCGGGGGACCTGAAGGTCGGCGAGTTTTTGGAATACTATGCCTCGGCCTACGGGCTTGGAAGTTTGCCACAACGCCGCGAGCGGGTGGTCGAGTGCATGGAAGAGGTGGCCGTGACCGACCTGCGCGAGAAGTGGTGCAAGGAGCTGTCGCGAGGCCAGACGCAACGGGTGGTGCTGGCCAAAACGCTGTTGCACCGGCCGCGGGTGTTGATTCTCGATGAGCCGGCAAGCGGCTTGGATCCCTTGGCGCGGCGTGATCTTCGCAATGCGCTGCGACGCCTGGCGAAGACGGGTGCGACCGTTTTCATCAGCTCGCACATCCTCAGCGAACTGGCTGAGATGTGCACCTCGCTGTGCGTGATGAATCGCGGGCGCTTGCTTGCCTCCGGGACGGTGGAGGAAGTCCGCCAGCAGCTCGGCAATACCGAGCGCACGATCACGGCCAGCTTGCTACATCGGCATGAAGAGGCTGCCGAGTGGTTGGCCGCGATGCCGGCCGTGCATGAGCTGCGCATCGAGGGATCGCAGGTGGTCTTCGGCTTCAAGGGCACTGATGACGAGCAGGCGGACTTGATGGAGGGGCTCGTTCGCGAGGGCTTCCGATTGCGCGCTTTTGAAGAACGCCGCTCGTCCTTCGAGGACATTCTCGTGGAAGTCGCCGAATCCAACCGCCGCTCATCATGA
- a CDS encoding acyl carrier protein phosphodiesterase, translated as MNYLAHLLLAEDDPLSRIGNLLGDFVAGRPEALTQKLPLRVVQGIVRHRSIDRFADEHPVTARLKALVAPERRRFAGVIVDLVHDHFLTRHWDRHSPWPLREFIDTCNTALRDHFELLPPFLADTLEERITDDWLGHYGTDEGLDGVFYRVSLRNPAFLPIRTAIEDLRLHRSEFEAGFHEFFPSLEAWVRSLGPETNVVIDRGDASS; from the coding sequence TTGAACTACCTCGCCCACCTCCTCCTGGCCGAAGACGATCCCCTCTCCCGGATCGGCAATCTGCTCGGTGATTTCGTGGCCGGGCGACCGGAAGCACTCACGCAGAAGCTCCCCCTGCGAGTGGTGCAAGGCATCGTCCGCCATCGCTCGATCGACCGCTTCGCCGACGAGCATCCGGTAACCGCACGGTTGAAAGCCTTGGTAGCCCCGGAGCGCCGCCGCTTTGCCGGCGTGATCGTCGACCTCGTCCACGACCACTTTCTCACCCGTCACTGGGACCGCCACAGCCCGTGGCCGCTCAGGGAGTTCATCGACACCTGCAACACGGCCCTGCGCGATCACTTCGAACTCCTACCACCCTTTCTCGCCGACACCTTGGAAGAGCGAATCACCGACGACTGGCTCGGCCACTATGGCACGGACGAAGGCCTCGACGGCGTCTTCTACCGCGTCTCGCTGCGCAATCCCGCCTTCCTCCCCATCCGCACCGCCATCGAAGATCTCCGCCTCCATCGCTCGGAGTTTGAAGCGGGCTTTCACGAATTCTTCCCATCCTTGGAAGCTTGGGTCCGTTCTCTCGGACCGGAAACAAACGTCGTCATCGACCGCGGCGACGCCTCCTCCTAG
- a CDS encoding aminotransferase class IV, protein MSWIWCNGDFLDGPLAVSPTDRGLTNGLGLFETVLALDGKPVALELHLERMTAGAARLRWDFEGEGIEEAIIGLLERTELAGQRARVRIAMTAGTGDLRDLARGAGALMWITAVASPLPAESMTLVTSEFPRNERSPLAGLKCASYAENLVALDEARRAGGDEPLFFNTRGELCETSAANVFLVKDGVISTPPLSSGCLAGTMRRRVMQRVEVKEGVLTAADVASADEVFVTSAIRGVVAVREIDGRSMPAGPVTVGLRR, encoded by the coding sequence GTGAGCTGGATCTGGTGCAATGGCGACTTTCTCGATGGCCCGCTGGCGGTATCTCCGACGGACCGCGGGTTGACGAATGGGCTGGGCCTTTTCGAGACAGTGCTGGCGCTTGATGGGAAGCCGGTCGCGCTGGAGCTGCATCTGGAGCGTATGACGGCAGGGGCGGCGAGGTTGAGATGGGACTTTGAGGGCGAGGGAATCGAAGAGGCGATCATCGGTTTGTTAGAGCGGACTGAGCTGGCGGGCCAACGCGCGCGGGTTCGAATTGCCATGACGGCCGGGACGGGGGACTTGCGGGATCTGGCTCGCGGGGCTGGAGCGTTGATGTGGATCACTGCTGTTGCCAGTCCGCTGCCGGCCGAGTCGATGACGCTGGTGACATCGGAATTCCCCCGGAACGAGCGTTCGCCATTGGCCGGCCTGAAGTGCGCGTCTTATGCGGAGAACCTGGTCGCGCTTGATGAGGCACGCCGGGCTGGGGGCGATGAGCCGCTGTTCTTCAATACGCGCGGGGAGCTGTGTGAAACTTCCGCGGCAAATGTGTTTCTGGTGAAGGATGGGGTGATCTCCACGCCGCCGCTGTCTTCGGGGTGCCTTGCCGGCACGATGAGGCGGCGGGTCATGCAGCGGGTGGAGGTGAAGGAGGGCGTGCTGACTGCAGCTGACGTGGCCTCGGCCGATGAGGTGTTCGTCACCTCCGCCATCCGTGGCGTGGTGGCTGTCCGCGAAATCGACGGGCGGAGTATGCCAGCCGGGCCTGTGACGGTGGGCCTGCGACGCTAA